In Nissabacter sp. SGAir0207, the genomic stretch AGGGGATCGCGATTATCGTGGTCTCCTCCGAACTGCCGGAAGTCCTTGGCCTCAGCGACCGGGTGCTGGTGATGCACCTGGGCAAGTGCAAAGCCTCCCTTATCAACCGTAACCTGACGCAGGAGCAGGTGATGGAAGCGGCCCTCAGGAGTGAACGTCATGTCGAAAATAACCCAGTCTGACGCTGGCGTGGCCTCGGCCCCGCCCGGCCTGTTGAAACGCCTGAAGCACGTCAATCTCCAGGTCTACGTGATGCTGGCGGCGATTGTGCTGATTATGCTGTTCTTCACCTTCACCACGGAGGGGGCCTACATCAGCCCGCGCAACCTCTCCAACCTGCTGCGCCAGACCGCCATTACCGGCATTCTGGCGGTGGGCATGGTGTTTGTGATTATCTCCGCTGAAATCGATCTGTCGGTCGGCTCCATGATGGGGCTGCTGGGGGGCGTGGCCGCCATCTTTGATGTCTGGCTGGGGTGGCCGCTGCCACTGACGGTGCTGGTCACGCTGGCGCTGGGGCTGGTGCTCGGGGCCTGGAATGGCTGGTGGGTGGCCTATCGCAAAGTGCCCTCGTTCATCGTCACCCTGGCGGGGATGCTGGCATTCCGCGGCATTTTGATTGGCATTACCCACGGCACCACCGTGGCACCGACCAGCCAGGCGATGTCCCAAATTGGCCAGAGCTACCTGCCGGACGGGGTGGGCTTTGGCATCGGGACGCTGGCGCTGCTGCTGTTCATCGGCTTCCAGTGGCGACGCCGCCAGCAGCGGCAGGCGCTCAACCTGCCCCTGCCCGCCGCTGGGAAAACCGTTACCCGTCATGCCGTGACCGCCATCATCGTACTTGGGGCCATCTATCTCCTGAATGATTACCGTGGCGTGCCTACGCCTGTGCTGGTGCTGGCGGCGTTGCTGCTGGCCGGGCTGTTTATGGCGACCCGCACCGCCTTTGGCCGACGGATCTATGCCATCGGCGGCAATATTGAGGCGGCGCGCCTCTCCGGCGTCAATGTGGAGCGTACCAAGCTGGCGGTTTTTGCCATCAATGGTCTGATGGTGGCGATTGCCGGTTTGATCCTGAGTTCCCGGCTGGGGGCCGGCTCGCCATCAGCTGGCAATATTGCCGAACTGGACGCCATCGCCGCCTGCGTGATCGGCGGCACCAGCCTGGCTGGCGGAGTGGGCAGCGTGGTGGGGGCGGTGATGGGCGCATTCATCATGGCATCGCTGGACAATGGCATGAGTATGCTAGATGTGCCGACCTTCTGGCAGTACATCGTGAAGGGTGCCATCTTGCTGTTGGCAGTGTGGATGGACTCCGCCACCAAGCGCCGTGCCTGACCCTGATGGCCCCAGCCGTGGTTGGGGCCGCCCACTGAAATTAGGCGAGGGGGATCACACTTGATTCATCTTTTCCGCCATCAGGAGAGGTGGCTGTGCTATCCAAAAGGCAGGGGATCAAAGGGATAACTCACCATGTTCGAAAAACGCTATCGCATTACGTTGTTGTTTAATGCCAACAAGGTGTATGACCGGCAGGTTGTCGAAGGTGTAGGCGAGTACTTACAGGCGTCCCAGTGTGACTGGGACATTTTCATTGAAGAGGATTTCCGCTGCCGTATCGACAACATCAAGGATTGGCTGGGCGACGGGGTGATCGCCGACTATGACGACCGGGAGATTGAGTCGCTGCTGAGCGGGGTAAAAGTGCCGATTGTCGGCGTGGGTGGCTCCTACCACCGGCCTGAGGACTACCCGGCAGTGCCTTACATTGCCACGGATAATCAGGCGCTGGTGGAAGCAGCGTTTATGCATCTGAAAGAGCGTGGCATCAACCGCTTTGCCTTCTATGGCCTGCCCCGCGCCAGCGGCAAACGCTGGGCGCAGGAGCGGGAACACGCCTTCCGAATGCAGGTGGCGGCCGAGCAGTATCAGGGCGTGGTCTATCAGGGCATGGAGACGTCACCCGACAACTGGCAACATGCGCAAAACCGGCTGGCGGACTGGGTGCAGACGCTGCCGCAACAGACCGGCATCATCGCCGTGACCGACGCGCGCGCCCGGCACTTGCTGCAAGTGTGCGAGCATCTTGATATTCCGGTGCCGGAGAAGCTGAGCGTCATTGGCATTGATAACGAGGAGCTGACCCGCTACCTCTCCCGCGTGGCCCTCTCCTCGGTGGTGCAGGGTACCCGGCAGATGGGATACCGCGCCGCCAAATTGCTGCATCAGCTGTTGAACGACGACAGCCTGCCGCTGCAACGGATTCTGGTGCCGCCGGTCAAGGTAGTGGCACGCCGCTCCACCGATTTTCGCTCTTTGCGCGATCCGGCCGTCATTCAAGCGATGCACTTTATTCGCTACCACGCCTGCAAAGGCATCAAGGTTGAACAGGTGCTGGACGCCGTTGGGCTATCGCGATCCAATCTGGAAAAACGCTTCAAAGATGAGATTGGGCAGACTATCCACGGCGTCATCCATGAGGAGAAGCTGGAGCGGGCGCGCAACCTGCTGAAAGCCACCTCACTCTCCATCAATGAGATCTCCCAGATGTGCGGCTACCCCTCGCTGCAATACTTCTATTCGGTATTCAAGAAAGATGACGACATGACCCCGAAAGAGTACCGCGAACGCTACGGCGAAGGGGTCTATTAATCCCCCTTTCCTTGCCTTTCGTTTTTCGCTTTCCACCAACAGTAAGCCCCGCCTGACGTGTCGCCAGGCGGGGCTTTTTTTAGCAAAGGATTCGGAGGCCATTGCTGTGAAAGAGCGTAGCCCTGTCGGCCCGATAAAACTCGGACATAGATCAAAAATAAAGAAAGAATACGAAACCTTTTTTCTTAATAGATCTTTTATTATCAATAAATTGAGCAGGATAACGAAAGGCGTATGCTGTGCGCGGGTGCTTGGAACTGTCTGTTCCAGGCAGACCGGAACAGGCAAAGAAAAGCCCCACTTAACGTTAGTCAAGTGAGGCTGGTCTGACACATCAACAACGTCAGGTTAGTCTCTTACTCGCCGCAAGGCAAGATCTAGGAGAACCAGAATGACGCATAAAAGTGTGGTGATTTGTTTGGTCGTTATCTGTATCACATTGTTGGTATTTACCTGGATAACGCGCAGTTCACTGTGCGAGATCAAGGTCAAGCAGGACACCACAGAAGTTGCCGTCAAGATGGACTACGAATCCTGAGAGTAAGGGCAACCGGGCGGGCTTCGGCCCGCCCTCGTTGCTGAGCGTCGGTTCCAACGCACCCTATCAAAAAGCCCGCGTACGCGGGCTTTTTTATGTCAGGCCAGGGTGAGGGTCAGCGCATCGGCACCGGGTTCTGGCGTGATCACCACGCCCCATTCGCCCGGTGTCACGCTGGCCTGACTGGCCGCCGCAACCTCCATGATATTGCGCAGGCAGAGCCGCCAGCCCGGAGCCTGCCCTTCACTGCGTAGCTGGATGCGGTTGCCCTGTCGCTCTGCCGCCAGGGTAAAGACGGTGCGCCCCTGCTGATCTACCAAGCGGCTTTCGGTGCGGCCGCCATCCGCCAGTTCAAACAGTTGGAACAGCGGGCCATCCTGATAATCATAATCTGGCCGCTGATCCTGCTGGCCCAGCGCCAACAGCGTATTGGGGCGAACGTAGAGCGGTAGGCTGTTGAAGCCGTGACGCTCCTTGAGCCAGCGGCCACCCGTCTGCCGTTGGTTGGTGAACAGGTGCGTCCACTGCCCCTCGGGCAGGTAGAAACTGACCTCGCCGTGCTCACTGAATACCGGCGCGACCAGCAGGCTGTCGCCCAGCATATATTGCCGATCGAGGGGGTCGCAGCCGGGATCGTCAGGGAACTCCAGCATCATCGCGCGCATCATCGGGACGCCCTGCTCAGCCGCGTCGGCGGCCTGCGCATAGAGATAGGGCATCAGTCGGCATTTCCACTCGGTGAAGTGGCGCACCACATCGCACGCCTCATCATCATAGGCCCACGGCACCCGGTAGGATTTGCTGCCATGCAGCCGGCTGTGGCTGGAGAGCAGCCCGAAGGCGCACCAGCGTTTGTAGACATGCGCTGGTGCGGTATTTTCAAAGCCGCCAATGTCATGGCTCCAGAAACCGAACCCGGACAGCCCGAGCGACAGGCCGCCGCGCAGGCTCTCGGCCATCGATTCGTAGGTGGCGTAGCAGTCGCCGCCCCAGTGCACCGGGAATTGTTGCGCGCCGACAGAGGCGGAGCGGGCGAACAGCACCGCCTGATCGCGCCCCAGCTTCTCTTGCAGGGTGCGGTAGACCAGCTCGTTATAGATAAAGGCGTAGTGGTTGTGCATTTTCTGCGGGCAGGCACCGTTAAACCACGCTACGTCGGTTGGGATGCGCTCGCCGAAGTCCGTCTTGAAGCAATCGACACCCATGTCGATCAGCCGTTTCAGGTGGCTGGCGTACCACTCACAGGCCCCTGGATGGGTGAAGTCCACAATCGCCTGACCGGGCTGCCACTTGTCCCACTGCCAGACATCGCCGTTGGGGCGTTTCAGCAGGAAGCCGCGCGCCATCCCCTCTTTGAACAGCGGCGATTTCTGGC encodes the following:
- the xylR gene encoding D-xylose utilization transcriptional activator XylR (D-xylose enhances binding of XylR to the xyl promoter and activates transcription.); the protein is MFEKRYRITLLFNANKVYDRQVVEGVGEYLQASQCDWDIFIEEDFRCRIDNIKDWLGDGVIADYDDREIESLLSGVKVPIVGVGGSYHRPEDYPAVPYIATDNQALVEAAFMHLKERGINRFAFYGLPRASGKRWAQEREHAFRMQVAAEQYQGVVYQGMETSPDNWQHAQNRLADWVQTLPQQTGIIAVTDARARHLLQVCEHLDIPVPEKLSVIGIDNEELTRYLSRVALSSVVQGTRQMGYRAAKLLHQLLNDDSLPLQRILVPPVKVVARRSTDFRSLRDPAVIQAMHFIRYHACKGIKVEQVLDAVGLSRSNLEKRFKDEIGQTIHGVIHEEKLERARNLLKATSLSINEISQMCGYPSLQYFYSVFKKDDDMTPKEYRERYGEGVY
- the xylH gene encoding xylose ABC transporter permease XylH, translating into MSKITQSDAGVASAPPGLLKRLKHVNLQVYVMLAAIVLIMLFFTFTTEGAYISPRNLSNLLRQTAITGILAVGMVFVIISAEIDLSVGSMMGLLGGVAAIFDVWLGWPLPLTVLVTLALGLVLGAWNGWWVAYRKVPSFIVTLAGMLAFRGILIGITHGTTVAPTSQAMSQIGQSYLPDGVGFGIGTLALLLFIGFQWRRRQQRQALNLPLPAAGKTVTRHAVTAIIVLGAIYLLNDYRGVPTPVLVLAALLLAGLFMATRTAFGRRIYAIGGNIEAARLSGVNVERTKLAVFAINGLMVAIAGLILSSRLGAGSPSAGNIAELDAIAACVIGGTSLAGGVGSVVGAVMGAFIMASLDNGMSMLDVPTFWQYIVKGAILLLAVWMDSATKRRA
- a CDS encoding Hok/Gef family protein; this translates as MTHKSVVICLVVICITLLVFTWITRSSLCEIKVKQDTTEVAVKMDYES
- the yicI gene encoding alpha-xylosidase, which produces MKISDGNWLIQPGLSLIHPLQVFEVQHLPDEMVIYAAPRDARERAGQLDTPLFTLHFTAPQPGIIGVRIAHFEGVMPRGPHYPIQRQQAAVRSEDNAEFAALHSGDLTVRVTKGETWTLDFLRRGERITGSVAKSAGYVQDGNTGKNYVYERLDLGVGESVYGLGERFTAFVKNGQTVESWNRDGGTSTEQAYKNIPFYLTNRGYGVLVNHPECVSFEVGSEKVSKVQFSVEGESLEYFVIDGPTPKQVLDRYTRLTGRPALPPAWSFGLWLTTSFTTNYDEETVNRFIDGMAERRLPLHVFHFDCFWMKAFQWCDFEWDPDTFPDPQGMLARLKAHGLKICVWINPYIGQKSPLFKEGMARGFLLKRPNGDVWQWDKWQPGQAIVDFTHPGACEWYASHLKRLIDMGVDCFKTDFGERIPTDVAWFNGACPQKMHNHYAFIYNELVYRTLQEKLGRDQAVLFARSASVGAQQFPVHWGGDCYATYESMAESLRGGLSLGLSGFGFWSHDIGGFENTAPAHVYKRWCAFGLLSSHSRLHGSKSYRVPWAYDDEACDVVRHFTEWKCRLMPYLYAQAADAAEQGVPMMRAMMLEFPDDPGCDPLDRQYMLGDSLLVAPVFSEHGEVSFYLPEGQWTHLFTNQRQTGGRWLKERHGFNSLPLYVRPNTLLALGQQDQRPDYDYQDGPLFQLFELADGGRTESRLVDQQGRTVFTLAAERQGNRIQLRSEGQAPGWRLCLRNIMEVAAASQASVTPGEWGVVITPEPGADALTLTLA